Proteins from one Sabethes cyaneus chromosome 2, idSabCyanKW18_F2, whole genome shotgun sequence genomic window:
- the LOC128737105 gene encoding DNA replication licensing factor Mcm7, translating to MQRDYVADKETIKSFLTEFYKEDDDGKKIFVYARQMTNIAHREQVGLTIDLDDVASYNDQLAEAMQMNARRYVKLFSDSVFGLLPLYKEREVVNRDPLDIYIEHRLLMQARNRHPHEDRDARNSIPAELIKRFEVYFKAPSVSKAVSIREVKADSIGKLVTLRGIVTRCTEVKPMMSVATYTCDRCGAETYQPIASMTFMPTVDCPSEDCRVNKAGGRLYLQTRGSKFLKFQELKVQEHSDQVPVGHIPRSLTVMCRGETTRMAQPGDHVVITGIFLPIQRSGFKAMVSGLLSETFLEAHRIACLNKSDDGDTSNELTADELAELAKDDFYTRIASSLAPEIYGHLDVKKALLLLLVGGVDRSPDGMKIRGNINICLMGDPGVAKSQLLGYIDRLAVRSQYTTGRGSSGVGLTAAVMKDPLTGEMLLEGGALVLADQGVCCIDEFDKMADSDRVAIHEVMEQQTISIAKAGIMTCLNARVSILAAANPAYGRYNPRRTIEQNIQLPAALLSRFDLLWLIQDKPDRDNDLRLAKHITFVHSHGKQPPSRIKTLDMSLIRRYIALCKRKTPVITPELSDYIVNAYVELRREARNNRDMTFTSARNLLGILRLSTALARLRLADEVDKDDVLEALRLLEMSKDSLNQTEQKTTHVQNTSDKIFALVRELAGASKTVKISDVMERCTTKGYKPDQVDNCIEQYEELNVWQVNQTRTKLTFI from the exons ATGCAGCGAGATTATGTGGCCGATAAAG AAACCATCAAGTCCTTTTTGACTGAGTTTTACAAGGAAGATGACGACGGTAAAAAGATTTTCGTGTACGCTCGGCAGATGACCAACATCGCCCACCGTGAGCAGGTTGGATTGACGATCGATTTGGACGATGTAGCCAGCTACAACGATCAGCTTGCTGAGGCGATGCAAATGAATGCTAGGCGCTATGTTAAGCTGTTTTCCGACTCGGTATTTGGACTGTTACCCTTGTACAAAGAGCGCGAAGTCGTCAACAGGGATCCACTGGACATTTACATTGAGCATCGGCTTTTGATGCAAGCTCGCAACAGACATCCTCATGAAGACCGAGATGCACGTAATTCGATTCCGGCTGAGCTGATCAAGCGCTTTGAGGTGTACTTTAAAGCCCCAAGCGTTTCGAAAGCCGTTTCGATTCGTGAAGTGAAAGCAGACAGTATAGGAAAATTGGTAACACTTCGCGGTATTGTGACCAGATGTACGGAAGTGAAACCGATGATGTCCGTTGCCACTTATACTTGCGATCGCTGTGGTGCCGAAACCTATCAGCCAATTGCTTCGATGACTTTCATGCCAACGGTTGACTGTCCGTCAGAGGATTGTCGTGTTAATAAGGCCGGAGGCCGTCTCTATTTGCAGACACGTGGATCAAAATTCTTAAAATTCCAAGAATTGAAGGTTCAAGAGCACAGCGATCAGGTACCGGTGGGTCATATTCCCCGTTCTCTTACTGTAATGTGCCGTGGAGAAACTACGCGGATGGCCCAACCTGGGGATCACGTCGTAATTACTGGTATTTTCCTACCCATTCAAAGATCTGGCTTTAAGGCTATGGTTTCCGGTCTGCTGAGTGAAACCTTTTTGGAAGCTCACAGAATTGCCTGTCTTAACAAGTCAGATGATGGAGATACCAGCAATGAGCTAACCGCTGATGAATTAGCCGAATTGGCTAAAGATGACTTTTATACTCGAATCGCTAGCAGTTTAGCACCGGAAATTTACGGTCATCTTGATGTGAAAAAGGCTCTGCTGTTGCTTTTGGTTGGTGGTGTGGACCGCAGTCCAGATGGTATGAAAATTCGCGGTAACATCAATATTTGCTTGATGGGAGACCCTGGAGTAGCCAAGTCACAGCTATTAGGCTACATCGATCGTCTCGCAGTACGGAGTCAGTACACAACCGGTCGTGGTTCATCTGGTGTTGGTTTGACGGCTGCCGTTATGAAAGATCCCTTGACTGGGGAGATGTTGCTCGAAGGAGGAGCACTTGTGTTGGCCGATCAGGGAGTATGCTGCATTGATGAGTTCGACAAGATGGCTGATTCGGATCGCGTTGCTATTCACGAAGTTATGGAGCAGCAGACCATTTCGATTGCCAAGGCAGGAATAATGACCTGTTTGAATGCTCGAGTTTCGATTCTGGCTGCTGCCAATCCGGCCTATGGCCGGTACAATCCTCGCCGCACTATTGAGCAGAATATTCAGCTTCCAGCTGCacttctgtcccgtttcgatcTGCTGTGGTTGATTCAGGATAAGCCAGATCGTGATAATGATCTTCGTTTGGCCAAACATATTACCTTTGTGCATAGCCACGGCAAGCAACCACCGTCGCGGATCAAGACGCTAGACATGTCTTTGATTAGACGTTATATTGCCCTCTGCAAGCGCAAGACTCCTGTCATTACTCCGGAACTTTCCGATTATATTGTAAACGCCTACGTAGAGCTGCGTCGCGAAGCGCGCAACAATCGGGACATGACTTTTACTTCCGCCAGAAACTTACTGGGTattcttcgtttgtcgactgcTTTGGCTCGTCTGCGACTCGCGGATGAAGTCGATAAGGACGACGTACTGGAAGCTCTGCGACTGTTGGAGATGTCAAAGGATTCGCTGAATCAGACCGAGCAGAAAACTACACA CGTTCAAAATACGTCGGATAAAATCTTTGCCCTGGTGCGGGAGTTGGCCGGTGCCAGCAAAACCGTCAAGATTTCGGATGTCATGGAGCGGTGCACCACGAAGGGCTACAAGCCGGATCAGGTGGATAACTGCATCGAGCAGTACGAGGAGTTGAACGTTTGGCAGGTCAATCAAACCAGAACGAAACTCACGTTTATTTAA